A genomic stretch from candidate division WOR-3 bacterium includes:
- a CDS encoding PTS sugar transporter subunit IIA yields the protein MLKKVSELLPRSAIILELNAKEKEAAIKELAAPLVQAGFVTDEAQFVSAILRRENLESTGIGFGVAIPHARTNAAVSTVLAFGRSSTGVDFSSLDGKPSHLIFLIASPETMKREYIWTLAKLSSLLRRDEVRNGLTKAQTVDEVYSIIERYERY from the coding sequence ATGCTGAAAAAGGTTTCAGAACTTCTTCCCCGTTCGGCTATTATTCTCGAACTAAACGCCAAAGAAAAAGAGGCGGCAATTAAAGAACTCGCCGCCCCGCTTGTGCAAGCCGGGTTTGTCACCGATGAGGCGCAATTTGTCAGCGCCATCCTGCGCCGGGAAAACTTAGAGAGTACCGGCATCGGCTTTGGTGTTGCCATTCCCCATGCCCGCACCAACGCCGCGGTCAGCACCGTCCTTGCCTTTGGCCGTTCCAGCACCGGTGTTGACTTTTCCAGCCTGGACGGTAAGCCTTCCCATCTCATCTTTCTCATCGCCTCACCAGAGACGATGAAACGGGAATACATCTGGACCCTTGCCAAACTGTCCAGTTTGTTGCGCCGCGACGAGGTACGGAACGGGCTCACCAAAGCCCAAACCGTGGATGAGGTTTATTCAATAATCGAGCGTTACGAACGGTATTAA
- a CDS encoding cysteine desulfurase: protein MKQVYFDHASASPVLPEALEAMLPFLKEEFGNPQSFHQYSKKSKEAVEHARQQVARLINAPPESIIFTASASESNNLAIKGFALANKSRGNHIVISAIEHFSVLEPVKTLKRLGFDYTILPVDRFGMVDIDALKKALRKETILVTIMHANNEIGTIEPLKEIVALCHEQNILVHSDGTALLGRLPVDVTDLGVDAYSFSAQSFYGPKGAAALYLKPGKRLVPLIEGGIQEKGRRAGTENVPAIVGMGKAAEICQHQVNQWSQKMQALARRIVTELPQKVERIVFTGHPEKRLPGHISLCVEFVEGEAMLLSLDDQGIAAASGSACTARTLKASHVLLAIGLPHAIAQSSLVLTLGKDNTDDDVDYFLAKFPPIVERLRSFSPLYARYLKGEDPYQFGTVDEEHQTGHEPEHRENIEEG from the coding sequence ATGAAACAGGTTTATTTTGACCACGCCTCAGCGAGCCCGGTTTTGCCTGAAGCGCTGGAAGCGATGCTCCCCTTCCTGAAAGAGGAGTTTGGTAATCCCCAGAGTTTTCATCAGTATAGCAAAAAGTCAAAGGAGGCGGTTGAACACGCCCGGCAGCAGGTTGCCCGCCTGATTAACGCACCACCCGAATCCATCATCTTTACCGCCAGCGCCTCCGAGAGTAACAATCTTGCAATCAAAGGTTTTGCCCTTGCCAACAAATCCCGGGGCAATCACATTGTGATATCGGCGATTGAACACTTCTCGGTTCTTGAGCCGGTGAAGACCCTGAAGCGGCTCGGGTTTGACTATACAATTCTACCGGTTGACCGGTTCGGAATGGTTGATATCGATGCACTGAAGAAGGCGCTCCGCAAGGAAACCATCCTTGTCACAATAATGCACGCCAACAACGAAATCGGCACCATTGAACCGCTCAAAGAGATTGTTGCGCTATGCCACGAGCAAAACATATTGGTCCATTCGGACGGCACTGCGCTGCTGGGCAGACTGCCGGTTGATGTAACCGACCTCGGGGTTGATGCCTATTCGTTTTCGGCTCAGTCGTTTTACGGTCCGAAAGGTGCTGCCGCGCTCTATTTGAAACCGGGTAAAAGGCTTGTGCCTTTGATTGAAGGCGGGATTCAGGAAAAAGGACGCCGGGCAGGAACTGAGAATGTTCCGGCAATTGTTGGTATGGGAAAAGCAGCCGAAATCTGCCAGCACCAGGTCAACCAGTGGTCGCAAAAGATGCAGGCGCTTGCCCGTCGCATTGTCACCGAACTGCCCCAAAAGGTTGAGCGGATTGTTTTTACGGGTCATCCGGAAAAAAGGCTACCGGGCCATATCAGCCTCTGTGTTGAGTTTGTTGAGGGTGAAGCGATGCTTTTATCTCTTGATGACCAGGGCATCGCTGCCGCATCCGGCTCTGCTTGCACCGCCCGCACCCTGAAGGCATCCCATGTCCTTTTAGCGATTGGCTTGCCCCATGCTATCGCCCAGTCTTCGCTCGTGCTCACACTGGGTAAAGACAACACCGATGATGATGTTGATTACTTTTTAGCAAAATTCCCGCCGATTGTTGAGCGGTTGCGTTCCTTTTCACCCCTTTACGCCCGTTATCTTAAAGGCGAAGACCCGTACCAGTTTGGCACCGTTGATGAAGAACACCAAACTGGACACGAGCCCGAACATAGGGAAAATATAGAAGAAGGATAA
- the argS gene encoding arginine--tRNA ligase, with translation MEITYTLFRARQLLIEKFNQLGYTIAPDEIRAPVPGVQADLAIPVFRLAKTLGKNPNELATAISPRLDLSATLFASAKPLNGYINLKFHPERFACAVFADYCAAPDKYGSFTLGKGKTVVIDYSSPNIAKPFSVGHLRSTVIGQALKNILSYLGYQVIGDNHLGDWGTQFGKLLAAYGLWGNETQLNQNPTLHLLDLYVQFHQKAKQDPALEIKARDWFRRLEQGDPEARNRWQQFVLLSLKEFEKIYQLLGITFDVTLGESFYAPFLQDVIDRALQMGVARKQTPPRDEKNIDDEVNPEEPVVLIPLDQMGITVPLILQKSDGTSLYATREIATVEYRIKTWHPEKILYVVGNEQELYFKQFNAALKLLGITTPCIHIGFGLIRLPQGKLSTREGRVILLEDVIKEAIERAKKVVMSRDLPENEKADIARKVGIGAIKYADLSQNRRKDVVFDWDRMLSLDGDSAPYLQYAYTRTRSILRKASPTNLSSANPSLLIAPEEQALLLDIARFPDAILSAAENYEPHRIANHLYNLARDFSTFYDRIPVLNADTGELQLARLALVEMTGTILKTGLGLLGIEVMERM, from the coding sequence ATGGAAATTACCTACACGCTCTTCCGCGCCCGCCAACTTTTGATAGAAAAGTTCAATCAACTGGGCTACACCATCGCGCCGGACGAAATCCGCGCCCCGGTCCCGGGTGTCCAAGCCGACCTCGCCATCCCGGTTTTCCGGCTGGCAAAAACCCTCGGCAAAAACCCGAACGAACTGGCAACCGCAATCAGCCCGCGCCTTGACCTCAGCGCCACGCTGTTTGCCTCGGCAAAACCGCTCAATGGCTACATCAACTTAAAATTTCATCCCGAGCGGTTCGCCTGTGCCGTTTTTGCCGACTACTGTGCCGCACCGGATAAGTACGGCAGTTTTACCCTGGGCAAAGGCAAAACCGTCGTAATCGACTACTCCTCACCCAACATCGCCAAACCGTTCTCGGTGGGCCATCTCCGCTCCACCGTTATCGGTCAGGCGTTAAAAAACATCCTCTCCTATCTCGGCTATCAGGTTATTGGTGACAACCACCTTGGTGACTGGGGAACCCAGTTTGGCAAACTCCTTGCCGCCTACGGACTGTGGGGAAACGAAACCCAGCTAAACCAGAACCCGACCCTGCACCTCCTTGACCTCTATGTCCAGTTCCACCAGAAGGCAAAACAGGACCCGGCACTTGAAATCAAGGCAAGGGATTGGTTCCGCCGGCTGGAACAGGGCGACCCGGAAGCACGTAACCGCTGGCAGCAGTTTGTCCTTCTCAGCCTCAAGGAGTTTGAAAAAATCTATCAGCTCCTCGGCATCACCTTTGATGTCACCCTGGGCGAAAGTTTTTACGCCCCTTTTCTGCAGGATGTGATTGACCGGGCATTGCAAATGGGTGTTGCCCGGAAACAGACGCCGCCCCGGGACGAAAAAAATATCGATGACGAGGTCAACCCGGAAGAACCGGTTGTCCTTATTCCCCTTGACCAGATGGGCATTACGGTCCCTCTTATCCTCCAGAAGTCGGACGGCACCAGCCTGTACGCGACCCGGGAAATTGCGACCGTTGAGTACCGTATCAAAACCTGGCACCCGGAAAAAATCCTCTATGTCGTCGGCAACGAACAGGAACTTTACTTCAAACAGTTCAACGCCGCCCTCAAACTCTTAGGCATCACCACCCCCTGCATCCACATCGGCTTTGGCTTAATTCGCCTGCCCCAGGGCAAACTTTCCACCCGGGAAGGTCGGGTCATCCTTCTTGAAGATGTCATTAAAGAGGCGATAGAGCGGGCAAAAAAGGTTGTGATGAGCCGGGACCTGCCCGAAAACGAAAAAGCGGATATCGCCCGCAAGGTGGGCATCGGCGCGATAAAGTACGCCGACCTCTCCCAGAACCGGCGCAAAGATGTGGTGTTTGACTGGGACCGGATGCTCTCCCTTGATGGTGACTCAGCGCCCTACCTCCAGTACGCCTACACCCGCACCCGCTCGATTCTGCGCAAAGCCTCCCCAACCAACCTATCAAGCGCCAACCCCAGCCTGCTCATCGCCCCGGAAGAACAGGCCCTGCTTCTTGACATCGCCCGCTTTCCTGATGCCATCCTTTCTGCCGCGGAAAACTATGAACCCCACCGTATCGCCAACCACCTTTATAACCTTGCCCGGGACTTCTCCACCTTTTACGACCGCATCCCGGTGCTTAACGCCGATACCGGGGAACTGCAACTCGCCCGGCTCGCCCTGGTTGAAATGACCGGCACCATCCTTAAAACCGGCCTTGGCTTACTGGGCATCGAAGTGATGGAGCGGATGTAA
- a CDS encoding universal stress protein produces the protein MMEKILLWLDHTPAARAAATWTINLAQRLSARVYALYVLPPEGKPATPRTRAQKTDTKKEEEAWELLYEVEDEAFAQDVRISLLFEPGEPLERFREILASYNPDLVVVGADGPFSPVEIIKQSPQPVVFVKKIPALAGNSKED, from the coding sequence ATGATGGAAAAGATTCTTCTCTGGCTTGACCACACCCCGGCGGCACGCGCTGCCGCCACCTGGACGATAAACCTTGCCCAGCGCCTATCGGCTCGGGTCTATGCCCTCTATGTCCTGCCCCCGGAAGGAAAACCGGCAACTCCCCGAACCCGGGCACAGAAAACAGACACCAAAAAAGAGGAAGAAGCCTGGGAACTCCTCTATGAGGTTGAGGACGAGGCGTTTGCCCAGGATGTCCGGATATCGTTGCTCTTTGAACCGGGCGAACCGCTTGAGCGATTTCGTGAAATCCTCGCCAGTTACAACCCGGACCTGGTCGTGGTCGGCGCCGATGGTCCGTTTTCTCCCGTTGAAATCATCAAACAGTCACCCCAGCCAGTAGTGTTTGTAAAAAAAATCCCCGCCCTTGCGGGAAATAGTAAGGAGGATTGA
- a CDS encoding helix-turn-helix domain-containing protein, with product MSGSKKYALQGLVALGSRLREIRINAGISQMKLAELLGLNPTHGYKYILRLEKGLVPNPTLRTITGFLVACGATWKDIADVLPSIGINPAAESKPTPSEPVIIPPTKSTIEAISWGGSLPEESEEKKLFSEQFWRQVKIAQDHLWDLLRISHQTGIKRRYYFTFVRSVCALITRFRTDKKSLNSALEKIFLRATKQGLDPQILEQIKQVCLKIFGAETPA from the coding sequence ATGAGCGGTTCAAAAAAGTATGCGCTTCAGGGGTTGGTTGCCCTTGGCTCTCGGCTCAGAGAGATTCGGATAAACGCTGGCATTTCTCAGATGAAGCTAGCAGAACTGCTGGGCTTAAACCCTACCCACGGTTATAAGTACATCCTCAGATTAGAAAAGGGGCTGGTACCCAATCCAACATTACGGACCATTACCGGATTCCTTGTCGCTTGTGGTGCCACCTGGAAAGACATCGCTGATGTTCTTCCCTCAATTGGAATAAATCCAGCAGCGGAGAGCAAACCCACCCCTTCCGAACCTGTGATAATTCCACCCACAAAATCTACAATAGAAGCCATTTCCTGGGGTGGGTCGCTACCCGAAGAAAGTGAGGAAAAGAAACTGTTTTCCGAACAGTTCTGGCGCCAGGTTAAAATTGCGCAGGACCATCTCTGGGACCTGCTTCGTATATCACACCAGACCGGCATCAAACGCCGGTACTACTTCACCTTTGTCCGCTCGGTCTGTGCCCTGATTACTCGATTCCGCACCGACAAGAAATCGCTGAACAGCGCGCTTGAGAAAATTTTTCTGCGGGCAACCAAACAAGGACTTGACCCTCAAATCCTCGAACAGATCAAACAGGTCTGCCTGAAAATCTTCGGCGCAGAAACCCCCGCCTGA
- a CDS encoding glutaredoxin family protein: MNLTRVAGTNKKHRVTLFALSTCGWCRRAKDLLNSHNIEYEYIDVDLCVGKEREEVVNHVQQINPRVSFPTIQIDDAVVVGFDEERIKELLEIK; the protein is encoded by the coding sequence ATGAACCTGACTCGGGTCGCCGGAACCAACAAAAAACACCGGGTAACGCTATTTGCCCTTTCCACCTGCGGCTGGTGCCGCCGTGCCAAAGATTTGTTAAACAGCCACAACATTGAATACGAGTACATTGATGTTGACCTCTGTGTCGGAAAGGAACGGGAGGAGGTGGTAAATCATGTTCAGCAAATCAACCCCCGGGTCTCATTTCCGACGATTCAGATTGACGACGCGGTCGTGGTCGGTTTTGACGAAGAAAGGATAAAAGAACTTCTTGAAATAAAATGA
- a CDS encoding T9SS type A sorting domain-containing protein, with protein MFYKKVVKVGVLLGIVAVTTLFAAEAGALFASGEVNRSRISPLITGASMHKTIPIPPTDDSSWIKVDSIPLAPIGGSDALCGLKVYGDTIFLVWNRADLPYIVRILNRQTGAVIDSLIGHTVEYKMSPVKVGDTLYVSGFYPSEHIDVYYLPTKTYIRQIGPIGSNRTRGMDWDGSRLWVGDNSTTPPRINLIDRSGTVLKTLTNTGAPLVGWIMDLTLDRMIPNRLWLNDNISDVACYCAFDTVANTFQVLATFTPPAGVGSTAEGIGFYGPDNGYGYCYTNSAYVLWAYKMLVHSPSGTNDIGVSSIKSPTSIVDPNTTITPIARITNFGTAPQSNFPVTCWIDSAGTRIYTANYTYTQILAPGATDSVSFSPNWTAGPAGTNYSIKMFTNLSNDENRINDTARLTSTTFLIRDTLVAPFAIVTPTLDGNIQNAEWSDALKWDISDVLNMQGSGARPAGSCYLYVKHDSSKVYWALDLKAKTTIEDYDQFGCYLDENLSRTWAVDSSEGNHWFVWITGDTVIYRALIGPGNLPSNYWQRWQSGNGISRAGTASGNLQFEAAVQKGTLKWNYNINQTCDTVGFYVYAAAAGSIYWATWPTRMPGAEWNNAARYGTLIFSPDQVGVAEEKRMPISDLRFANPLRLPLVIHTGQRLEVYDISGKLVKDITQARGGSITWDGRDKTGKPVSSGIYFIKLFRNNNTTQTKAVILR; from the coding sequence GTGTTCTACAAAAAAGTAGTAAAAGTGGGCGTCCTGCTCGGGATAGTTGCGGTTACAACGCTCTTCGCCGCAGAAGCTGGCGCCCTGTTCGCCTCCGGTGAAGTTAACCGGTCAAGAATCTCCCCGCTAATTACCGGCGCCTCAATGCACAAAACCATACCGATTCCACCCACGGACGACTCATCCTGGATAAAAGTCGACTCAATCCCTCTGGCACCGATTGGTGGTTCTGATGCTCTGTGCGGCTTAAAGGTTTATGGCGACACCATCTTTCTCGTCTGGAACCGGGCAGATTTACCCTATATCGTCCGAATACTCAACAGGCAGACCGGTGCGGTCATTGATTCCCTGATTGGTCATACAGTTGAATACAAGATGTCGCCGGTCAAGGTTGGTGACACCCTGTATGTGTCCGGGTTCTACCCTTCGGAGCACATCGATGTCTATTATCTGCCCACAAAAACTTACATCCGCCAGATTGGTCCTATCGGTTCTAATCGTACCCGCGGTATGGATTGGGATGGTAGCCGGCTCTGGGTCGGCGACAATTCAACTACTCCGCCACGGATTAACCTTATTGACCGGTCTGGGACAGTGCTAAAAACCTTAACCAACACCGGTGCACCGCTGGTGGGCTGGATAATGGATTTAACCCTGGACCGGATGATTCCGAATCGGCTCTGGCTCAATGACAATATCAGCGATGTTGCCTGTTACTGCGCCTTTGATACCGTTGCCAACACATTTCAGGTTCTTGCTACATTCACACCGCCCGCCGGCGTGGGTAGTACTGCAGAAGGCATCGGGTTCTATGGTCCGGACAACGGTTATGGCTACTGCTACACGAACTCGGCTTATGTCCTCTGGGCTTACAAGATGCTTGTCCATAGCCCGTCCGGAACAAACGACATTGGTGTCAGTTCCATAAAATCTCCCACTTCCATAGTTGACCCGAATACCACCATCACCCCAATCGCCCGCATCACCAACTTTGGCACCGCACCGCAGAGTAACTTCCCGGTCACCTGCTGGATTGATTCGGCTGGAACCCGCATCTACACCGCAAACTACACCTACACTCAAATTCTTGCTCCTGGTGCCACCGATTCGGTCTCCTTTTCTCCTAACTGGACCGCAGGTCCGGCAGGAACAAACTACTCCATAAAAATGTTCACCAACCTTTCAAACGACGAAAACCGTATCAATGACACCGCCCGTCTCACCTCAACAACCTTCTTAATCCGGGACACGCTGGTTGCTCCCTTTGCCATTGTTACCCCGACGCTCGACGGCAATATCCAGAATGCCGAATGGTCTGACGCCCTGAAGTGGGACATCTCCGATGTATTGAATATGCAGGGCAGCGGTGCGCGCCCCGCCGGTAGTTGCTATCTATATGTGAAACACGATTCCAGCAAAGTTTACTGGGCGCTTGACCTTAAAGCCAAAACCACGATTGAAGACTACGACCAGTTTGGCTGTTACCTTGACGAAAACCTGTCCCGAACCTGGGCAGTTGACTCATCTGAAGGCAACCACTGGTTTGTCTGGATAACCGGTGACACCGTCATCTACCGTGCCTTGATTGGACCGGGAAACCTTCCCAGCAACTACTGGCAGCGCTGGCAAAGCGGAAACGGCATATCCCGGGCAGGCACCGCTTCTGGCAACCTGCAGTTCGAGGCGGCGGTCCAAAAAGGAACTCTGAAATGGAACTACAACATAAATCAGACCTGTGACACCGTCGGGTTCTATGTTTACGCTGCTGCCGCTGGCAGCATCTACTGGGCAACCTGGCCCACCCGCATGCCCGGCGCCGAATGGAACAATGCCGCAAGATATGGCACCCTGATATTCAGCCCGGACCAAGTTGGTGTTGCCGAAGAGAAGCGTATGCCAATAAGTGATTTGCGGTTCGCAAATCCGTTGCGGCTCCCGCTTGTTATCCATACCGGACAGCGTCTTGAGGTTTACGACATCTCGGGCAAACTGGTAAAAGATATAACCCAAGCCAGGGGTGGCAGCATAACCTGGGATGGTAGAGATAAAACCGGCAAGCCGGTTTCCTCTGGGATCTACTTTATTAAACTGTTCCGCAACAATAACACCACCCAGACCAAAGCGGTTATACTGCGCTAA
- the mnmE gene encoding tRNA uridine-5-carboxymethylaminomethyl(34) synthesis GTPase MnmE: protein MRSDTIVAPATPPGVSALAVIRLSGPDTWSVLRRLVPDFPLEKRRGPTLKLVWLKDEKGQPVDHVMITLYPKPRSYTGEDLAEISCHGSPLIIDLITSLCQRYGCRIAEPGEFTRRAVLNGKLTLSQAEALGALVYAQTLPAHRSLIAAYQGATSRLVNELGEKIRELYTLTEYLLGFDEEEKTDETGLNKKSKEIIAQLNQAISQAERNRFLLEPARVTIIGRPNVGKSSLFNRLLGEERAIISPFPGTTRDYLDATTTINGILVRLIDTCGFDPKTRNPLTRLGTRKTEVALKNSDLLLVVFDGSQPAQPQDRSILALTENFPKIYIINKSDLNRHLDNHFLPAPAITLSCKTGTGINRLRRALVRHLSASPIRTTCPVITRRQIEALITCRDRLCASLLSSNLETRSVEIGFALDALNQIDRPLTSEELLNRIFENFCVGK from the coding sequence GTGCCCGATTTTCCATTAGAAAAAAGGCGCGGTCCGACCTTAAAACTGGTCTGGCTCAAAGATGAAAAAGGCCAACCGGTGGACCATGTGATGATAACCCTTTACCCCAAACCCCGCTCCTACACCGGCGAAGACCTTGCGGAAATCTCCTGCCATGGCAGCCCCTTGATTATTGACCTGATTACCAGCCTTTGCCAGCGTTATGGCTGTCGTATTGCCGAACCCGGTGAGTTTACCCGTAGGGCGGTGCTCAACGGCAAACTCACCCTTTCTCAGGCTGAGGCGCTGGGCGCGCTCGTCTATGCCCAGACCCTGCCCGCGCACCGTTCTCTTATCGCCGCATATCAGGGCGCGACCAGCCGGCTGGTCAACGAACTCGGAGAAAAGATACGCGAACTCTACACCCTAACCGAATACCTCCTCGGTTTTGATGAAGAAGAAAAGACCGACGAAACCGGGCTCAATAAAAAATCCAAAGAAATCATCGCGCAACTTAACCAGGCAATCTCTCAGGCAGAACGCAACCGCTTTTTACTGGAACCGGCGCGGGTAACAATCATTGGCCGTCCCAATGTCGGCAAATCCAGTCTGTTTAACCGCCTTCTGGGTGAAGAACGGGCAATCATCAGCCCATTCCCGGGCACGACCCGTGACTATCTTGACGCCACAACCACCATCAACGGTATTTTGGTCCGGCTTATTGACACTTGCGGCTTTGACCCGAAAACCCGAAACCCATTAACCCGACTCGGCACCCGCAAAACCGAAGTCGCCCTTAAAAACAGCGACCTCCTCCTTGTCGTATTTGACGGCTCTCAGCCGGCACAACCTCAGGACCGGTCAATTCTTGCCTTGACCGAAAATTTCCCTAAAATTTATATTATCAACAAGAGTGACCTCAACCGTCATCTTGATAACCATTTCCTGCCCGCTCCCGCAATTACCCTATCCTGCAAAACCGGCACCGGCATCAACCGATTGCGCAGGGCGCTCGTCCGCCATCTTTCCGCCTCTCCTATCCGCACAACCTGTCCGGTCATCACCCGGCGTCAAATTGAGGCGCTTATTACCTGCCGGGACCGGCTTTGCGCCAGCCTTTTGAGTTCCAACCTCGAAACCCGTAGCGTTGAAATCGGTTTTGCGCTTGACGCCTTGAACCAGATTGACCGACCGCTCACCAGCGAAGAACTCCTGAACCGAATTTTTGAAAACTTCTGTGTTGGCAAATGA
- a CDS encoding MTH1187 family thiamine-binding protein → MPIVEISVVPVGTGSTSVSQYVRTALEVIKKSGLNYELNPMGTCIEGDWDKIFAVIKEIHETLAALGCTRLVTTIKIDDRRDKSVTMKEKVARVKD, encoded by the coding sequence ATGCCGATTGTTGAAATTAGCGTTGTGCCGGTCGGAACTGGTTCCACGAGCGTCAGCCAGTATGTCCGGACCGCGCTCGAGGTTATAAAAAAGAGCGGACTCAACTACGAACTCAACCCGATGGGAACCTGTATTGAAGGCGACTGGGACAAAATCTTTGCTGTGATAAAAGAGATTCACGAAACACTCGCCGCGTTGGGCTGCACCCGTTTAGTTACCACGATTAAAATTGACGATCGGCGCGACAAATCGGTTACGATGAAAGAAAAGGTGGCCAGGGTTAAAGATTAA
- the nifU gene encoding Fe-S cluster assembly scaffold protein NifU codes for MYSEKVMDHFRNPRNVGEIENPDGVGEVGNPVCGDMMTFYIKVENGILTDVKFKTFGCGAAIAVSSMVSEMAKGKTIEEALKITNEAVAAELGGLPPNKLHCSNLGADALHAAIQDYLRKSRCSPESEKPKGEK; via the coding sequence ATGTATTCAGAAAAGGTAATGGACCACTTTCGTAACCCCCGCAATGTCGGGGAGATTGAAAATCCCGATGGCGTTGGAGAAGTTGGCAACCCGGTATGCGGTGATATGATGACCTTTTACATCAAGGTTGAAAACGGGATTCTTACCGATGTGAAATTCAAAACCTTTGGCTGTGGTGCCGCTATTGCGGTCTCGTCAATGGTCAGCGAAATGGCGAAGGGTAAGACAATTGAGGAGGCGCTGAAGATTACCAACGAGGCGGTTGCTGCCGAACTGGGCGGTTTGCCACCCAATAAACTCCACTGCTCCAACCTCGGTGCTGATGCGCTCCACGCCGCAATCCAGGACTACCTGCGCAAGTCCAGATGTAGTCCCGAATCCGAAAAACCAAAGGGGGAAAAATGA
- a CDS encoding ferredoxin:glutaredoxin reductase, with amino-acid sequence MSGEHFPPEVIQVYEQLNKEAEEGGYHLNPDKQFTLRLIQGLLTNEKRFGYRACPCRIAFGEKSKDIDIICPCYYRDSDLEEFGACYCALYVSEEWINGKIPHKSIPERRPAKFMIEGYSEPTSSEQSEKPLNRLPYPVWRCKVCGYLCARPEPPGKCPVCKATKDRFERFM; translated from the coding sequence ATGAGCGGTGAACATTTTCCACCGGAAGTAATACAGGTCTACGAACAACTGAACAAGGAAGCCGAAGAAGGTGGCTATCACCTCAATCCCGACAAACAGTTCACTTTGAGACTGATTCAAGGGTTATTGACCAACGAAAAGCGGTTTGGCTATCGCGCCTGCCCGTGCCGCATCGCTTTCGGTGAAAAGTCCAAAGACATTGATATCATCTGCCCCTGCTATTATCGTGACTCCGACCTAGAAGAGTTTGGCGCCTGCTACTGCGCCCTTTATGTCAGCGAGGAATGGATTAATGGTAAAATACCGCACAAGTCAATTCCGGAACGTCGACCTGCGAAATTTATGATTGAAGGCTACTCAGAACCAACATCTTCAGAACAATCTGAAAAACCCTTGAACCGCCTTCCCTATCCGGTCTGGCGTTGCAAAGTTTGCGGCTACCTTTGCGCTCGACCAGAACCACCTGGCAAATGCCCGGTTTGCAAGGCAACAAAGGACCGGTTTGAACGGTTTATGTAA